In Anas platyrhynchos isolate ZD024472 breed Pekin duck chromosome 7, IASCAAS_PekinDuck_T2T, whole genome shotgun sequence, one genomic interval encodes:
- the LOC106017584 gene encoding serine/threonine-protein kinase 36 isoform X5 produces MEGYRVLGAVGGGSFGTVYKARRRHSAQVVAMKFIPKLGRSRQELRSLRREMEVMRGLRHPNIVRMLDSFETEQEVVVVTEYAEGELFQILEDDGSLPEEQVQAIAAQLVSALYYLHSHRILHRDMKPQNILLGKDGVIKLCDFGFARAMSIHTMVLTSIKGTPLYMSPELVEEKPYDHTADLWSVGCILYELFVGTPPFYTSSIFQLVSLIVKDPVKWPEAISPVFKSFLQGLLMKDPRQRLSWPELLSHPFIAGRVTVIDDTEEHGISNPFTTKLPPELQALKEQQAHSLAPRSGQSRILRKARQKMAEEAQKKEQLKANTACPKDSGKGNAGHKPRAAPGKAALVEGEPPAASKEKNSSVLQGKSSVAQRQLEEPPPSPWEHSITHDYEQEFGRAGVPPHAAAGRAQPHSRRSIEAVDLESEPSLLRGQELESDEEWQHLIEATEPSATQLSTPLSLLRDTAFRHRLRARLAASAQQVLEGMLEGASHLRPVLRVVGNLLATRCHAELLEQLCLELNVPLALLQLTKQILQSGRTKQQPWCIAVLTDLVRVTAVYFSSACSLEESGQKDSLQAFQESASHFLALLLDLLAEPADGEMRLCQQSLLCFTLLCESLDATCPSVSAPFYASLQEEHQPLLDRLLQGSLSEHHALPGAAMEAKPAHDRSQRVADLYTAALAASCSIPLARNSSRDAKKQVARRVAEKLTDGENRQLGRLLGRLEHPGCSLNVLKILYAACHASPSLCQHLGRSQQAWGCLLQLSQGKQVPMAEAAQGVSCEASLYLLALLTLQPQVCPPRLEEVLSLAVDVLTQSPVASVVGAAAFLLAQLSQRGVDVVLREEEVLPAVTNALMAPAELQLPPPLGAGLYDGLIFLLLKLLAQEDRAVEQGFAASELWSVLWHRVAAVLRVGAEPEGEAPGAHRPTAQPDWNHLSPQGTLLFLSLALFIFTRESHRCLPQLTQSHGVLMVTLRSLLSPAFLACLAQTQAGEDGDTELVPAVVIQACQLLCFPFALDVDGDTLASVVAAVRDSQLPAQLLQACCHHLPLPAAELPISLLCHLVVSDERVVAQVVQQAAASEPILAFLTTVLFSDSLPLLTDLLSLLTHVARVSSEHLPFLQSILGGSDASHQPLTRLLGHREPPIRAKTCSLLGNLLRHSHGLPQALQNQLESLLESLLVCLADRDQDVRRAASFAVGNAACHPASPPCTLRGAVPGLTRLLLDPNSRTRRNAASALGNLCWCSTELGELLLESRAPRVLLEVACRDPQAGVRDRALLALRAASRHPGVQQASENAAVDDRR; encoded by the exons ATGGAGGGGTACCGCGTCCTGGGCGCCGTGGGGGGAGGCTCCTTCGGCACCGTGTACAAGGCGAGGAGGCGGCACAGCGCCCAG GTGGTGGCCATGAAGTTCATCCCCAAGCTGGGGCGCTCCCGCCAGGAGCTGAGGAGCCTGAGGCGAGAGATGGAGGTGATGAGGGGCCTGCGGCACCCCAACATCGTGCGGATGCTCGACAGCTTCGAGACCGAGCAGGAG gtggtggtggtgactGAGTACGCAGAGGGAGAGCTCTTCCAGATCCTGGAGGACGACGGCAGCCTGCCCGAGGAGCAG gTCCAGGCCATAGCTGCCCAGCTGGTCTCTGCTCTCTACTACCTGCACTCCCACCGCATCCTGCACCGCGACATGAAACCCCAGAACATCCTGCTGGGCAAAGACGGCGTCATCAAGCTCTGCGACTTCGG GTTTGCCCGCGCCATGAGCATCCACACCATGGTGCTGACCTCCATCAAGGGCACCCCACTGTACATGTCCCCTGAGCTGGTGGAGGAGAAGCCGTACGACCACACGGCGGACCTCTGGTCGGTGGGCTGCATCCTGTACGAGCTGTTCGTGGGCACCCCTCCCTTCTACACCAGCAGCATCTTCCAGCTCGTCAGCCTCATCGTCAAGGACCCTGTCAAATGGCCAGAGGCCATAAGCCCGGTCTTCAAG AGcttcctgcaggggctgctgaTGAAGGACCCCCGGCAGCGCCTGTCGTGGCCGGAGCTGCTCTCCCACCCCTTCATTGCTGGCCGGGTTACTG TGATCGACGACACAGAAGAGCATGGGATCTCAAACCCCTTCACCACCAAGCTgcccccagagctgcaggcccTGAAGGAGCAGCAAGCTCATTCCCTGGCCCCCAGGAGCGGCCAGTCCAGGATCCTGAGAAAGGCCCGGCAGAAGATGGCTGAGGAGGCACAGAAAAAG GAGCAGCTAAAGGCAAATACTGCATGTCCGAAGGATTCTGGCAAAGGAAACGCTGGGCATAAacccagagcagctcctgggaaGGCAGCTCTAGTTGAGGGGGAGCCACCAGCTGCCTCCAAAGAGAAGAACTCCAGTGTCCTGCAAGGGAAGAGCAGCGTGGCACAGCGGCAGCTGGAGGAGCCTCCTCCCAGCCCATG GGAGCACAGCATCACTCACGATTACGAGCAGGAGTTTGGCAGAGCAGGAGTCCCTCCAcacgctgctgctggcagggcacagccccacagcaggcGCAGCATTGAGGCTGTGGACCTGGAGAGCGAG CCTTCTCTCCTCCGTGGTCAGGAGCTGGAGAGCGATGAGGAGTGGCAGCACCTGATTGAGGCCACCGAGCCCTCGGCCACGCAGCTGAGCACGCCGCTGAGCCTCCTGAGGGACACGGCCTTCCGCCACCGCCTCCGGGCCCGCCTCGCAGCCTCTGCTCAGCAG GTGCTAGAAGGGATGCTAGAGGGAGCCTCCCACCTCCGCCCCGTGCTCCGTGTTGTGGGCAACCTCCTGGCTACCCGCTGCCACGccgagctgctggagcagtTGTGCCTGGAGCTGAACGTGCCGCTGGCCCTGTTGCAGCTGACCAAGCAGATCCTGCAAAGCGGACGCACAAAGCAG cagccctggtgTATCGCAGTGCTGACAGACCTCGTCAGGGTGACCGCGGTTTATTTCAGCAGTGCGtgcagcctggaggagagtgGGCAGAAGGACAG CCTGCAGGCCTTCCAGGAGAGTGCCAGCCACTTCCTAGCCCTGCTGCTGGATCTGCTGGCTGAGCCAGCCGACGGTGAGATGAGACTCTGCCAGCAAAGCCTCCTG TGCTTCACGCTGCTCTGTGAGAGCCTGGACGCCACGTGCCCCTCTGTCTCTGCTCCTTTCTACGCCAGCCTGCAAGAGGAGCATCAGCCCCTGCTGGACAGGCTTCTCCAGGGATCCCTCTCAGAGCATCACGCTTTGCCAG GTGCAGCGATGGAGGCCAAACCAGCCCATGACCGGAGCCAGCGTGTGGCAGACCTTTACACAGCCGCCTTGGCTGCTtcctgcagcatccccctggCGAGGAACAGCAGTCGGGACGCCAAGAAGCAG GTTGCTCGGAGGGTAGCTGAAAAGCTTACGGATGGAGAGAACCGACAGCTTGGGAGGCTGCTGGGAAGGCTGGAGCACCCAGGCTGCTCCTTGAACGTCCTGAAG ATCCTCTACGCCGCCTGCCACGCCAGCCCGAGCCTGTGCCAGCACCTAGGGAGGAGCCAGCAAGCGTGGGGttgcctcctgcagctctcacagGGCAA GCAGGTCCCCATGGCAGAGGCGGCCCAGGGGGTGTCCTGCGAGGCTTCCCTGtacctgctggccctgctcaccctgcagccccaggtctgccctcccAG GCTCGAGGAGGTGCTTTCCCTGGCCGTGGATGTCCTCACCCAGTCTCCTGTCGCCTCCGTAGTG ggtgctgcagccTTCCTCCTGGCACAGCTCAGTCAGCGCGGggtggacgtggtgcttagggaagAAGAGGTCCTACCGGCGGTGACCAACGCCCTGATGGCGCCTGCTGAG CTGCAGCTCCCCCCTCCGCTGGGTGCCGGTCTCTACGATGGGctcattttcctcctgctgAAGCTGCTCGCCCAG GAGGACAGGGCCGTGGAGCAGGGCTTTGCTGCCTCGGAGCTGTGGAGCGTGCTGTGGCACAGAGTGGCTGCGGTGCTTCGCGTGGGGGCAGAACCCGAGGGAGAAGCCCCAGGGGCACACCGCCCCACGGCACAGCCAGACTGGAACCACCTCTCTCCTCAAG GCACGCTGCTCTTCCTCAGCCTGGCCCTCTTCATCTTCACTCGCGAGTCCCACCGCTGCCTGCCGCAGCTCACCCAGTCCCACGGCGTCCTCATGGTGACGCTGAGGAGCCTGCTGTCCCCTGCCTTCCTGGCGTGCCTGGCACAGAC GCAAGCAGGAGAGGACGGGGACACAGAACTCGTCCCAGCGGTGGTGATCCAGgcctgccagctcctctgcttccCTTTCGCCCTGGATGTGGACGGAGACACCTTAGCCTCGGTCGTGGCAGCAGTGAGAGACTCCCAGCTCCCcgcccagctgctgcag GCCTGCTGTCACCACCTGCCGCTCCCGGCCGCGGAGCTCCCCATCAGCCTCTTGTGCCACCTCGTTGTGTCCGACGAGCGGGTCGTGGCTCAAGTAGTccagcaggctgctgcctcGGAGCCCATCCTCGCCTTTTTGACCACCGTCCTGTTCTCAGACAGCCTCCCGCTGCTGACCGACCTCCTGTCTCTCTTGACTCACGTGGCGCGGGTCTCCTCGGAGCACCTGCCCTTCCTCCAGAGCATCCTGGGGGGCTCGGACGCGTCCCACCAGCCTCTAACCCGCTTGCTCGGCCACCGGGAGCCCCCCATCCGTGCCAAaacctgcagcctgctgggcaacctgctccgcCACAGCCACGGCTTGCCTCAGGCGCTGCAGAACCAGCTGGAGAGCCTCCTGGAGAGTCTCCTGGTGTGCCTGGCAGACCGGGACCAGGATGTCCGCAGAGCAGCCAGCTTCGCCGTGGGCAACGCCGCCTGCCACCCGGCCTCCCCACCCTGCACCCTGCGCGGCGCCGTGCCCGGGCTGACTCGCCTGCTGCTCGACCCCAACTCCAGGACGCGCCGCAACGCCGCCTCGGCCCTGGGGAACCTGTGCTGGTGCTCGAcggagctgggggagctgctgctggagagccgAGCCCCCCGCGTCCTGCTGGAGGTGGCCTGCCGGGACCCCCAGGCCGGCGTGCGGGATAGAGCCCTGCTGGCGCTGCGAGCTGCCAGCCGGCACCCTGGGGTGCAGCAG gCCAGCGAAAATGCCGCTGTAGATGACCGTAGATGA
- the LOC106017584 gene encoding serine/threonine-protein kinase 36 isoform X1: protein MEGYRVLGAVGGGSFGTVYKARRRHSAQVVAMKFIPKLGRSRQELRSLRREMEVMRGLRHPNIVRMLDSFETEQEVVVVTEYAEGELFQILEDDGSLPEEQVQAIAAQLVSALYYLHSHRILHRDMKPQNILLGKDGVIKLCDFGFARAMSIHTMVLTSIKGTPLYMSPELVEEKPYDHTADLWSVGCILYELFVGTPPFYTSSIFQLVSLIVKDPVKWPEAISPVFKSFLQGLLMKDPRQRLSWPELLSHPFIAGRVTVIDDTEEHGISNPFTTKLPPELQALKEQQAHSLAPRSGQSRILRKARQKMAEEAQKKEQLKANTACPKDSGKGNAGHKPRAAPGKAALVEGEPPAASKEKNSSVLQGKSSVAQRQLEEPPPSPWEHSITHDYEQEFGRAGVPPHAAAGRAQPHSRRSIEAVDLESEPSLLRGQELESDEEWQHLIEATEPSATQLSTPLSLLRDTAFRHRLRARLAASAQQVLEGMLEGASHLRPVLRVVGNLLATRCHAELLEQLCLELNVPLALLQLTKQILQSGRTKQQPWCIAVLTDLVRVTAVYFSSACSLEESGQKDSLQAFQESASHFLALLLDLLAEPADGEMRLCQQSLLCFTLLCESLDATCPSVSAPFYASLQEEHQPLLDRLLQGSLSEHHALPGAAMEAKPAHDRSQRVADLYTAALAASCSIPLARNSSRDAKKQVARRVAEKLTDGENRQLGRLLGRLEHPGCSLNVLKILYAACHASPSLCQHLGRSQQAWGCLLQLSQGKQVPMAEAAQGVSCEASLYLLALLTLQPQVCPPRLEEVLSLAVDVLTQSPVASVVGAAAFLLAQLSQRGVDVVLREEEVLPAVTNALMAPAELQLPPPLGAGLYDGLIFLLLKLLAQEDRAVEQGFAASELWSVLWHRVAAVLRVGAEPEGEAPGAHRPTAQPDWNHLSPQGTLLFLSLALFIFTRESHRCLPQLTQSHGVLMVTLRSLLSPAFLACLAQTQAGEDGDTELVPAVVIQACQLLCFPFALDVDGDTLASVVAAVRDSQLPAQLLQACCHHLPLPAAELPISLLCHLVVSDERVVAQVVQQAAASEPILAFLTTVLFSDSLPLLTDLLSLLTHVARVSSEHLPFLQSILGGSDASHQPLTRLLGHREPPIRAKTCSLLGNLLRHSHGLPQALQNQLESLLESLLVCLADRDQDVRRAASFAVGNAACHPASPPCTLRGAVPGLTRLLLDPNSRTRRNAASALGNLCWCSTELGELLLESRAPRVLLEVACRDPQAGVRDRALLALRAASRHPGVQQVLLSLGAGEKLAAHAAPGGSPWLSARHCQKLLSLLAASHSS from the exons ATGGAGGGGTACCGCGTCCTGGGCGCCGTGGGGGGAGGCTCCTTCGGCACCGTGTACAAGGCGAGGAGGCGGCACAGCGCCCAG GTGGTGGCCATGAAGTTCATCCCCAAGCTGGGGCGCTCCCGCCAGGAGCTGAGGAGCCTGAGGCGAGAGATGGAGGTGATGAGGGGCCTGCGGCACCCCAACATCGTGCGGATGCTCGACAGCTTCGAGACCGAGCAGGAG gtggtggtggtgactGAGTACGCAGAGGGAGAGCTCTTCCAGATCCTGGAGGACGACGGCAGCCTGCCCGAGGAGCAG gTCCAGGCCATAGCTGCCCAGCTGGTCTCTGCTCTCTACTACCTGCACTCCCACCGCATCCTGCACCGCGACATGAAACCCCAGAACATCCTGCTGGGCAAAGACGGCGTCATCAAGCTCTGCGACTTCGG GTTTGCCCGCGCCATGAGCATCCACACCATGGTGCTGACCTCCATCAAGGGCACCCCACTGTACATGTCCCCTGAGCTGGTGGAGGAGAAGCCGTACGACCACACGGCGGACCTCTGGTCGGTGGGCTGCATCCTGTACGAGCTGTTCGTGGGCACCCCTCCCTTCTACACCAGCAGCATCTTCCAGCTCGTCAGCCTCATCGTCAAGGACCCTGTCAAATGGCCAGAGGCCATAAGCCCGGTCTTCAAG AGcttcctgcaggggctgctgaTGAAGGACCCCCGGCAGCGCCTGTCGTGGCCGGAGCTGCTCTCCCACCCCTTCATTGCTGGCCGGGTTACTG TGATCGACGACACAGAAGAGCATGGGATCTCAAACCCCTTCACCACCAAGCTgcccccagagctgcaggcccTGAAGGAGCAGCAAGCTCATTCCCTGGCCCCCAGGAGCGGCCAGTCCAGGATCCTGAGAAAGGCCCGGCAGAAGATGGCTGAGGAGGCACAGAAAAAG GAGCAGCTAAAGGCAAATACTGCATGTCCGAAGGATTCTGGCAAAGGAAACGCTGGGCATAAacccagagcagctcctgggaaGGCAGCTCTAGTTGAGGGGGAGCCACCAGCTGCCTCCAAAGAGAAGAACTCCAGTGTCCTGCAAGGGAAGAGCAGCGTGGCACAGCGGCAGCTGGAGGAGCCTCCTCCCAGCCCATG GGAGCACAGCATCACTCACGATTACGAGCAGGAGTTTGGCAGAGCAGGAGTCCCTCCAcacgctgctgctggcagggcacagccccacagcaggcGCAGCATTGAGGCTGTGGACCTGGAGAGCGAG CCTTCTCTCCTCCGTGGTCAGGAGCTGGAGAGCGATGAGGAGTGGCAGCACCTGATTGAGGCCACCGAGCCCTCGGCCACGCAGCTGAGCACGCCGCTGAGCCTCCTGAGGGACACGGCCTTCCGCCACCGCCTCCGGGCCCGCCTCGCAGCCTCTGCTCAGCAG GTGCTAGAAGGGATGCTAGAGGGAGCCTCCCACCTCCGCCCCGTGCTCCGTGTTGTGGGCAACCTCCTGGCTACCCGCTGCCACGccgagctgctggagcagtTGTGCCTGGAGCTGAACGTGCCGCTGGCCCTGTTGCAGCTGACCAAGCAGATCCTGCAAAGCGGACGCACAAAGCAG cagccctggtgTATCGCAGTGCTGACAGACCTCGTCAGGGTGACCGCGGTTTATTTCAGCAGTGCGtgcagcctggaggagagtgGGCAGAAGGACAG CCTGCAGGCCTTCCAGGAGAGTGCCAGCCACTTCCTAGCCCTGCTGCTGGATCTGCTGGCTGAGCCAGCCGACGGTGAGATGAGACTCTGCCAGCAAAGCCTCCTG TGCTTCACGCTGCTCTGTGAGAGCCTGGACGCCACGTGCCCCTCTGTCTCTGCTCCTTTCTACGCCAGCCTGCAAGAGGAGCATCAGCCCCTGCTGGACAGGCTTCTCCAGGGATCCCTCTCAGAGCATCACGCTTTGCCAG GTGCAGCGATGGAGGCCAAACCAGCCCATGACCGGAGCCAGCGTGTGGCAGACCTTTACACAGCCGCCTTGGCTGCTtcctgcagcatccccctggCGAGGAACAGCAGTCGGGACGCCAAGAAGCAG GTTGCTCGGAGGGTAGCTGAAAAGCTTACGGATGGAGAGAACCGACAGCTTGGGAGGCTGCTGGGAAGGCTGGAGCACCCAGGCTGCTCCTTGAACGTCCTGAAG ATCCTCTACGCCGCCTGCCACGCCAGCCCGAGCCTGTGCCAGCACCTAGGGAGGAGCCAGCAAGCGTGGGGttgcctcctgcagctctcacagGGCAA GCAGGTCCCCATGGCAGAGGCGGCCCAGGGGGTGTCCTGCGAGGCTTCCCTGtacctgctggccctgctcaccctgcagccccaggtctgccctcccAG GCTCGAGGAGGTGCTTTCCCTGGCCGTGGATGTCCTCACCCAGTCTCCTGTCGCCTCCGTAGTG ggtgctgcagccTTCCTCCTGGCACAGCTCAGTCAGCGCGGggtggacgtggtgcttagggaagAAGAGGTCCTACCGGCGGTGACCAACGCCCTGATGGCGCCTGCTGAG CTGCAGCTCCCCCCTCCGCTGGGTGCCGGTCTCTACGATGGGctcattttcctcctgctgAAGCTGCTCGCCCAG GAGGACAGGGCCGTGGAGCAGGGCTTTGCTGCCTCGGAGCTGTGGAGCGTGCTGTGGCACAGAGTGGCTGCGGTGCTTCGCGTGGGGGCAGAACCCGAGGGAGAAGCCCCAGGGGCACACCGCCCCACGGCACAGCCAGACTGGAACCACCTCTCTCCTCAAG GCACGCTGCTCTTCCTCAGCCTGGCCCTCTTCATCTTCACTCGCGAGTCCCACCGCTGCCTGCCGCAGCTCACCCAGTCCCACGGCGTCCTCATGGTGACGCTGAGGAGCCTGCTGTCCCCTGCCTTCCTGGCGTGCCTGGCACAGAC GCAAGCAGGAGAGGACGGGGACACAGAACTCGTCCCAGCGGTGGTGATCCAGgcctgccagctcctctgcttccCTTTCGCCCTGGATGTGGACGGAGACACCTTAGCCTCGGTCGTGGCAGCAGTGAGAGACTCCCAGCTCCCcgcccagctgctgcag GCCTGCTGTCACCACCTGCCGCTCCCGGCCGCGGAGCTCCCCATCAGCCTCTTGTGCCACCTCGTTGTGTCCGACGAGCGGGTCGTGGCTCAAGTAGTccagcaggctgctgcctcGGAGCCCATCCTCGCCTTTTTGACCACCGTCCTGTTCTCAGACAGCCTCCCGCTGCTGACCGACCTCCTGTCTCTCTTGACTCACGTGGCGCGGGTCTCCTCGGAGCACCTGCCCTTCCTCCAGAGCATCCTGGGGGGCTCGGACGCGTCCCACCAGCCTCTAACCCGCTTGCTCGGCCACCGGGAGCCCCCCATCCGTGCCAAaacctgcagcctgctgggcaacctgctccgcCACAGCCACGGCTTGCCTCAGGCGCTGCAGAACCAGCTGGAGAGCCTCCTGGAGAGTCTCCTGGTGTGCCTGGCAGACCGGGACCAGGATGTCCGCAGAGCAGCCAGCTTCGCCGTGGGCAACGCCGCCTGCCACCCGGCCTCCCCACCCTGCACCCTGCGCGGCGCCGTGCCCGGGCTGACTCGCCTGCTGCTCGACCCCAACTCCAGGACGCGCCGCAACGCCGCCTCGGCCCTGGGGAACCTGTGCTGGTGCTCGAcggagctgggggagctgctgctggagagccgAGCCCCCCGCGTCCTGCTGGAGGTGGCCTGCCGGGACCCCCAGGCCGGCGTGCGGGATAGAGCCCTGCTGGCGCTGCGAGCTGCCAGCCGGCACCCTGGGGTGCAGCAG gtgctgctgtcGCTGGGGGCTGGCGAGAAGCTGGCGGCGCACGCGGCGCCTGGTGGCAGCCCCTGGCTTTCTGCGCGGCACTGCCAGAAGCTCCTCAGCCTTCTTGCGGCCTCGCACAGCAGCTGA